cggagtattttctttatattcttattggctgcttcaaccgcaccatttgccttgggacggtatggagtagaatgcctatgggtaatcttaaactgctcacatgtctccttcatcaaatgactattaagattagccctattatccgtgatgattaccttcggaatcccaaaccgacagatgatatttgagtacACAAAGTtgaccacaactttcttagtcataGACTtaaacgtcttagcttccacccatttggtaaaatagtctatagctaccagaataaacctgtgcccatttgatgctgctagatcaattggaccaataacatccatgccccatgcaacaaaaggccatggtgcggacaccgtatgtagttctgatggtggagaatgaatcaaatctccatgcacttggcactgatgacatttatgcacaaaactgatacaatcccgctccatagtgagccaataataacctagaATCTtttttgccagaacatacccactcatatgcggtccacaaactacggaatgtacctcagtcatgatagatgtggcctgtcttgcGTCCATaaatctcaacaacccgaggtctggagttcttttgtacaacactcctccactaaagaaaaaaccacttgccaatcgccgaatcgttcttttctgatcaccggtggcttgtaccggatatactcccatcctgatgtactctttgatatcatggaaccatggctcgcCGTCGagttcctcttctatcatattacagtaagcatactgatcacggacctgaatctgcaacgggtcaacataagccttatttggatgatgcaacatcgacgccaaagtagccaaagcgtcggcaacctcattatgaatccttggaatgtgcctgaactctatagcctgaaaccgctgacaaagctcatgcagacattgccggtacggtataagctttaaatcccgtattttccattctccttgaatttggtgtaccagtaggtccgagtcacccatgaccaagacttcccgtacacccatatctatagctaatctcaatcccaatgtacacgcctcatattctgccatgttgttcgtacagtaaaaacgaagtcGAGTcgaacagggtaatgctgacctgtttcagaaataagtaccgctcctattcccacgcctttcatatttgtatccccatcaaagaaaagtttccatcccggcttctcagcttgttccaattcatcaatgtgcatcacctcttcatcagggaaataagttttcaaaggttcataatcttcatcgatgGGGTTCTCAACCAAATGATCAGCTAATGCCTGTactttcattgcagtccgtgtcacatagataatgtcgaactctatAAGCAAGACCTTCCACCTTGCAAGCCTccttgtgggcataggcttctgaaaaatatacttcaatgggtccaagcgagatatgaggtaagtgctgtaggatgacaaataatgtttcaacttttgtgccacccaagttagggcgcaacatgtcctctccagatgagtatacttaacctcgtaagatgtgaacttcttgctgagatagtagatagcctgctcctttctgcccgtaacattaTGCTGCCtaagtacacagccgaatgaattatccaaaactgtcagatatagaatcaaaggcctccctggttctggcggaaccaacacgggtggattcgACAAATACcgctttatcttatcaaaagcctcctgacattcatcagtccatttgactacatcatctttcttcaacaatttgaaaattggctcacaagttgtcgtgagctgagcgatgaacccaCTGATATAATttaatcttcccaacaaactcatcacctcagttttgtttcttggaggcggCAATccttgaatagctttgatctttgacgggacTATCTCAATGCCTTGacgactgactataaaccccaacaacttcccaaatGGCACTCCGAAAGCACACTTtacaggattgagcttaagattgtacctgcgaagcctttgaaagaactttctcaaatctctgacatggttggactgctgtctagacttcacgatcacatcatccacgtacacctcgatttccttatgtatcatatcatggaatattattgtcatggccctcatataagttgccccagtgtttttcaaaccgaacggcatgacccgataactgtacgttccccacggcgtgatgaatgccgtcttttctgcatcttcctcgtccattagaatttgatgataacccgcgtaacaatccacaaaagaaccaatatcatgtttggcacaattgtcaatcagtatatggatgttgggcagtgggaaattgtcttttggactcgccttgttaagatctcgataatcgacacacaccctggtcttgccatctttcttcggcacaggcacaacattagctaaccaagtgggataccgtgtaacccgaatgacctttgcatcaaattgcttggtaatttcttctttgatcttcacacttatgtccgttttgaagtttcttaacttctgcttgacaggagggagtgttggatcagtgggcagtttgtgaaccactaaatcagtacttagacctggcatatcagcatacgaccacgcaaaaacatctttgtattcgaacaatgctttaattatctcctccttgagttgtggctccagataaacacttattttagtttcgcgAACATTATCTTGGTCACCTAGATTAACTGTTTCTGTGTCacttaggttaggtttgggttttccttcaaagtgacttaattctttactaatttcctcataggcctcatcatcgtCACATTCCAcctcatcatcacactcgatttcttgcattattatttttgagttagattggcttttaaaactgggccgaagattcctcatgcatgtcaagccattgatatcagcataaaaagaactgtacaaaaaagaaaaaaagaaaaatggaaacaaagttaggaatgaagaaagaagaaaaatgacttttcattgaatgtaaagataacaggattgtaactcatccaaacggacgaaacatagcaactgaattacaaaccctggaataatccaggtgaactaaaggaaaataaaacccactaccacgactccctctgaattggaagaggagtagcttcccaattgttgacattagcacatagtccgatgtactgtatatctgctttgcttgacccttccacgacctcaaccatgttcacttcagaaaataccctctcgaacaccttatccaagttcccctcTGCACCAATAAGTGGacctgacacctttgccaatgactgcttcttgacacccggcctgacgaaggacctggacaagcgtggaatcggtttgggaagaacccaagcttttttttcaacttacgagctcttctaacatctgccgatgttggtttgaaccccagtcTGAAGGTGTCCAGGtttttgggcagagaaacaggttgaTCAATGCCCTGAAGCTCAGCCTCCAGACCTTTTCCTTGTACGAAAccattactcagcatttctgatactaccatgacggtcgcagctgccaccctgggacatggaatgcttttTCCCTCGGGCACTCTGTTCACCGGGACTGTGtcaaagacctgataaacccatggtcccttatcatcttcagtttctataaagggcacaatggcatcattcatggcgcatgtgggatcttccacatataacacgatttcttgtctgtcccactcgaacttgaccatttggtgcagtgtggaaggcacttctttggccgcgtggatccatggtcgacccaacaaaagattgtaggatactccagcatccaacacctgaaattccatagtgaacttgAATGGGCCAATAGTCAgttcaagtataatatcccccactgtgtctgttccccctccgtcgaaccctcgaacataAACACTATTTTTGTGGATTCTATCATcctcaatcttcaacttgttcaatgtggacaacatacaaatattagcacttgaccATATATTGATCAAcccccgagtaaccattgaatctttacacttgaccgtcaagtagagagctttattgtgttttgtgccttccacaggcaattcatcatcagaaaatgttaccctgtttacctcaaagatcttgttggcaattgtctccagatggttcactgaaattctTTCGGGAACATGAgattcattcaatatcttcatcaaagctcggcaatgctcgttagagtggatcaataatgacaacaacgagatctaggccggtgtttttctcaattgttcaacaatggaataatcttgcactttcatctttttcagaaattcccctgcctcttcttccgtcacagccttCTTGACTAgaactggattgtctttagcgcccctagcctttctcaactcttcgggagcaaaacaacgtcccgaccgagttaatccttgtgcttcacaactctattcctcaatttcctttcctttgtatgtcaccactaccttgtcatatttccatgGCACGGATTTGCTATCAGCCACGGGTAATTGGGCTATcggctttatgacaactggttctatgtaggcccctttcacaactaccacgggtgcagatgatgaccctggtatCACTAACTTGACTAGCTCAGGCTTCtttgcagcaacaaatggtccttttcccattaccaacactggcttatcttttatCGCTTTTAGTTGAACCGCTGGCCTCGAGCtaactgtcttttctttgaccttggcttccgtagaacggatcaccataaccgtctgcgagggttttttaggctctgtccccttatgtatcagttcgatcatattggcttcataatgcgctggtaacgagttttgattgatgtttggagcctccggagcctgtacttcaatacggcgattatcaatgagttcttgtaccgcatttttcaatttccaacatttttcagtatcgtgccccggcatccctgagcaatactcgcagctaacagaatggtccaggtttctgggagggggtttggtgctttgggctcaattggggtcaacattcccaactgtttcaatttatggaagagagtggtgtaagattctcccagtggagtaaatatttttctgttcggggccttctcacttctaaaagcttggtttgggagGAAGCCGGTTCCTGGTCTATTTgtcctgggaggtggataggtgttttgtgggggtggatatgtgttttggggagtcggtgcacgccattgcgagtgcgccggaggctgagtgtatgtctgggcatggtggatagaaaagtgtgattctggtggtggatagtaatgttgtggtgggccatatggggtatactgGTAATTtaggtggtggggtctgggttggttgtagtagggcggagggttattgggcctggaccaagtacTAGCTTTAACTGTGGCAACTTCTTCCCTCCTTTTCTTTCCGAGTACACCACCAGTActgctttggatggcctgggtagtTGCTTTCAATCCCGAATAACTCAAGATTTTGTTAGacttcaatccttcttcaatcatggctcccatttttaccacttcattgaatgattttccaacggatgtcaccagatgaccaaaataggtcgGCTCCAAAGTCTGCAGGAAAtagtctaccatctcactctccctcatcgaaggatcgactcttgctgcctgttccctccagcggaaaccaaattcTCTAAAACTCTCAGCGGGCTTCTTCTCcaacttcaacaatgacagacgatcaaggactatctcaaggttatactgaaaatggccaatgaacgcttgtgccaaatcatcccatgtataccatcggccggggtcctgtctcgtgtaccattccaacgCGGACCCGTTCAGactttgaccgaaataggctatcaacaattcatccttcctCCCAGAtcttctcattttactgcagaaaCCTCAGAGGTGGGCCACCGGGTTGCCATGTccctcgtacaaatcaaacttgggcattttgaaaccTGCGGGCAACTGAACATcggggaaagggcacaaatctttgtacgcaacactgacttggttgcctaaaccatgcatgttccggAAGGAtttctccaggcttttgactttacgaatcacttcctcctgttccaCATTCTTAActggtttctcaacttctcccgggatctCAAAATGGGGTGTATaagtatatggctcaggcgctttgaaagtgggttcgggagggtaatattgggtgtcgtgatcTTGGAATagtggctcactggatgatctatgtaatggggctgggggagatgccacaaagactggaaccatgggtgggggagggttctgtttaGGTGGTGGAGCTGGAGGAGCATATGAAGTAGTACCATTGCCCTGGGTGTGATAGGGAAAGGATGAAGATGCATGGGGAGTAGTGGGCTCGTGAGCCTGAGCCAaaggtgggatgtaagatgaaTTAGCAAGGTATAGTGGTGCAGGGTgcccctgagaccatgcccgatgcatttcggcCATTTGCGCTTTCAATTTccgcatctcttctttcatagcacccacatctgtcacctcaacttcatttgaaggaTCCACAATACTGGTATCTGAATCCTGTCCtatcatgtttactttatctttcgaccgggtgttgtacgggtgagttgccagaactgccaatcaactaaccacctgcctgaacttacACATGTTGACAACAATTTCGTTAGCGATTAGGTTTCAATAGATTGGATAACCGCACATTGGCcatgaatgcacctatacagtcaaccatttctattatgcatttgctcgaccgcatgcgtcatcccggcattttcttagttccaactgtaagctttctttttgttttcttttctcttttcttttctttccgcattctatccctttcttgtttttccgctcttttcttttcttattcttccttcctctcttattttctttctttctttctttcttcatttggttgcggtcaaatcctatggagattgcctacgtatcgtgaccccacACGAATGAGACCAAACGTAATTCGTGAAAATAAATGTTAAAATAAAGGaacaatttttgggaatttttcaagtttttcattaccacaacatcctattacaaactaaacattttgaaaTGAAAAATAACAGGCTTCAACTGAACTCGAATACAGACTACGAACATACTAGCATGCTTGgacacaaaaagaaaacaaactgacaaacaacaaactctaAAATGGAAATTACAAactcgatctatgaatacattagtgTTTCAAAAGTAAGTACCCGCGGGGCATCgctcggcctcgccgcgggcttaggtgccaaATCTCTTTCAAGTTGCTCTAGCACATACATGGTTCGCTTGACATAGATCATCACTaccgagaagaaagtagtgcgggtcatgtcttcacatgcctGGCATCTTCCAAgaatggcgtgggcaatggtctaAATTCTATCTCTTGTTCgacccttttctataagcaatcgcTTTATTTGATTATTTCGAGCCTACAACACATGTGAATCCTGAAGGTGTTGATCCTGCAGCTACTGTATCTCTACCTCCATTCGGGCCAGTAAATCATAGCAATGTCCACTTTCGGTTTCAAAAGCTTTAGCTTGCTTAGCTGCTTTATCTTCAAactagcaatggtcttttcataatccttcttCAATTGTTGCAAGTAATGGGTGCGTTCTTCTGTTCTTTTTGCCCACTGTGCCTTCAGCCCTGCTATAGTACCCTTGGATTTTTCTAACTCATCTCGGCACTCTCTGATTTCATTTCTCAACCCCTTTATCAAACGCTCATCCGACTGGCTCCTCGGTTGTTTATCAGCGGTTGTTCTCATTTGTTGGATTTGGTCCCTAAGCGCCTTGTTTTCTTGgaccaacctgttcttttctacCTGATCGgcggcgacttgcacattgttttCAAATTGCAGGTTCTCAATCTTTTGTTTTAGTTTGCCTATTTTTGACCAGTAActttcttcttttgctagccaaccccattgttcttgtgaatcatccgtgaattgttggacatgggctcttttggcaggcctctgatggatctggaaccttttcccaagCCATGCACTATACTTTGGGtccacctcacctttagctaaaTTCCGTACCATAGTTTTGGGCTCAAGGAATCTGCATTCATTCCACAACTTGCGAATTTTATCTTCCGGGAACGTGGCTCTCGGACTTAACTCGATGACATGcttgctcaaatcttcatctttaggGACAACCTGGAACCTTCCCAATtagcgcagtacccgatgaggagcatatggttggatgcccAGGATACCCATTAACAAAATGTAACATTCTCCCGCTGCCATGTATACCACCTCGGTAACAAGTAACCACCTGAATGCCCACTCAATTTGATCTGTAGTCAGTGACCTTAGGCGTACAAACCAATCTTCAGTACCCTCGGGGAATGTGACACCCGTTACTCGCTTCTCGAATTCTTCAATGCAGCTAA
This genomic window from Nicotiana sylvestris unplaced genomic scaffold, ASM39365v2 Un00014, whole genome shotgun sequence contains:
- the LOC138884647 gene encoding uncharacterized protein, translating into MRRSGRKDELLIAYFGQSLNGSALEWYTRQDPGRWYTWDDLAQAFIGHFQYNLEIVLDRLSLLKLEKKPAESFREFGFRWREQAARVDPSMRESEMVDYFLQTLEPTYFGHLVTSVGKSFNEVVKMGAMIEEGLKSNKILSYSGLKATTQAIQSSTGGVLGKKRREEVATVKASTWNRLPPKPSF